One segment of Alistipes finegoldii DSM 17242 DNA contains the following:
- a CDS encoding SusC/RagA family TonB-linked outer membrane protein: protein MQKTKLLLNILALFLCILPAVSMAQGGGNVTVSGIVTSADDKQPLIGVNVISGATSGVSTLADGTYRITVSAGTTLTFQYIGYKPFEFTVPAGRSSVTCDVALQGDSQTLDDVVVIAYGVRKKGTIAGSVSTVKAEKIEDTPAAAFDQALQGQVPGLTVLSDSGEPSEAAAMAIRGTNSINSGTAPLYILDGVAISSRDFNTINPSDIESLSVLKDASSTSIYGARAANGVIVITTKRGRMADRAKINYRMQLGFSQIAYGNWDLMNTSERIQYEKELGLTDGKNYNVLAKTDVNWLDEVFSNAALLQNYELSVSGASEKTNYYVSGGYYSQDGTAVGSSFERYSIRANVEQRAAKWLKLGTNTMMNYQTIEKADDGEYTLTTPISAARFMLPYWNPHRAGGSLASVNDGSWKGEGQNPLEWLKNNPVDYKKYKIISTVFAEATPIEGLTLRSQFGVDYSHSTGRGISYPSYAPNLGSGTVQRNSSDGMSLSVTNTITYRFDIDNKHMFTFLAGQEGLDYRYEAFALQTKDQNNDKLVNISSSPRATRWSDTTDDNYAYLSFFGRAEYSYSDRYYADFSLRTDGSSRFGASNRWAGFWSVGFMWNLRNEKFMENSRRWLTLAQIAVSTGTSGNSEIPNYEHLALVTGGQNYFGNAGIAPTQPGNEELSWEKLWTTNVALHLGFWNRLNLDVELYNKKTTDMLMEVPESYADKGYGYHWSNVGGMVNRGVELSLSGAVVASKDFLWSVNANVSYNKNKITELYNGVTEYEMSSTNTKLVVGHPVGEFYINRFAGVNPANGDALWYTKQGELTTELRDEDKVLTGKSFFAPWQGGFGTTLTWKGLSLSAQFAWVADRWMINNDRYFDESNGRFVSFNQSKRLLNRWKKPGDITDIPRHGVYTEFDDRLLEDASFLRLKNLMLSYTFPQEWLRKTRFIGGARIYAQAQNLFTFTKFTGLDPEGNSNMYQAQYPMARQFTFGLDLTF, encoded by the coding sequence ATGCAAAAAACGAAACTTCTACTCAACATTCTTGCACTTTTCCTATGCATCCTACCGGCCGTATCTATGGCTCAGGGGGGGGGAAACGTGACCGTCAGTGGCATCGTCACTTCGGCGGATGACAAGCAACCCCTGATCGGGGTCAACGTGATTTCCGGAGCCACGAGCGGAGTGAGCACACTCGCCGACGGCACCTACCGGATAACCGTTTCGGCGGGGACCACCCTCACCTTCCAGTACATCGGTTACAAACCGTTCGAATTCACGGTTCCCGCAGGCCGAAGCTCCGTTACCTGCGACGTCGCGCTGCAAGGCGATTCGCAGACGCTCGACGACGTGGTGGTGATCGCCTACGGCGTCCGCAAAAAGGGCACCATCGCAGGCTCGGTATCGACCGTCAAGGCCGAGAAGATCGAGGACACCCCGGCGGCGGCCTTCGATCAGGCCCTTCAGGGTCAGGTTCCGGGTCTGACGGTACTTTCCGACTCCGGTGAGCCGAGCGAGGCCGCAGCCATGGCCATCCGAGGCACCAACTCGATCAACTCCGGCACCGCGCCGCTCTACATTCTGGACGGCGTCGCCATTTCGAGCAGGGACTTCAACACCATCAATCCCTCCGACATCGAGAGCCTTTCGGTCCTCAAAGACGCTTCGTCCACCTCTATATACGGTGCGCGCGCGGCCAACGGCGTGATCGTCATCACCACCAAGCGCGGCCGCATGGCCGACCGCGCGAAGATCAACTACCGCATGCAACTCGGTTTTTCGCAGATCGCCTACGGCAACTGGGACCTGATGAACACTTCGGAGCGCATCCAGTATGAGAAAGAGCTGGGGCTGACCGACGGCAAGAACTACAACGTGCTGGCCAAGACCGACGTCAACTGGCTCGACGAGGTGTTCAGCAACGCCGCGCTGCTCCAGAACTACGAGCTTTCCGTCTCAGGAGCCAGCGAAAAGACCAACTACTACGTTTCGGGCGGCTACTACAGTCAGGACGGTACGGCCGTGGGTTCGTCGTTCGAACGCTACTCGATCCGCGCCAACGTCGAGCAGCGGGCCGCCAAGTGGCTCAAACTCGGCACCAACACGATGATGAACTACCAGACCATCGAGAAGGCCGACGACGGGGAATACACCCTGACCACACCGATTTCGGCCGCACGCTTCATGCTTCCCTACTGGAACCCGCACCGCGCCGGCGGTTCGCTGGCGTCGGTGAACGACGGTTCGTGGAAGGGCGAGGGGCAGAACCCGCTCGAATGGCTCAAGAACAACCCCGTAGACTACAAGAAGTACAAGATCATATCCACGGTCTTCGCCGAGGCGACCCCGATCGAAGGGCTTACGCTCCGTTCGCAGTTCGGCGTCGATTATTCGCACTCGACGGGCCGCGGCATCTCCTATCCGAGCTACGCCCCCAACCTCGGTTCGGGTACCGTACAGCGCAACTCCTCCGACGGAATGAGCCTTTCGGTCACCAATACGATCACCTACCGGTTCGACATCGACAACAAGCACATGTTCACCTTCCTCGCGGGGCAGGAGGGACTCGACTACCGGTACGAGGCCTTCGCCCTGCAGACCAAGGACCAGAACAACGACAAACTGGTGAACATCTCGTCGAGTCCGCGCGCCACCCGCTGGAGCGACACCACCGACGACAACTACGCCTATCTGTCGTTCTTCGGACGCGCCGAGTACAGCTATTCGGACCGTTACTACGCCGACTTCTCGCTGCGTACCGACGGCTCCTCGCGCTTCGGCGCCTCGAACCGCTGGGCCGGCTTCTGGTCGGTGGGCTTCATGTGGAACCTGCGCAACGAGAAATTCATGGAGAACTCCCGCCGCTGGCTGACACTGGCGCAGATCGCCGTCAGCACCGGTACGTCGGGCAACTCGGAAATTCCCAACTACGAACACCTCGCGCTGGTGACCGGCGGCCAGAACTATTTCGGCAACGCCGGCATCGCCCCCACCCAGCCGGGCAACGAGGAGCTGAGCTGGGAGAAGCTCTGGACGACCAACGTGGCCCTGCATCTGGGCTTCTGGAACCGGCTCAATCTGGACGTCGAACTCTACAACAAGAAGACGACCGACATGCTGATGGAGGTTCCCGAATCCTATGCAGACAAAGGCTACGGCTACCACTGGAGCAACGTGGGCGGCATGGTCAACCGCGGCGTCGAGCTGAGCCTGTCGGGCGCCGTCGTCGCAAGCAAGGACTTCCTGTGGAGCGTGAACGCCAACGTATCCTACAACAAGAACAAGATCACCGAACTCTATAACGGCGTCACGGAGTACGAAATGTCCAGCACCAACACCAAGCTGGTCGTGGGACACCCCGTGGGCGAATTCTACATCAACCGCTTCGCCGGCGTCAATCCCGCCAACGGCGACGCCCTGTGGTACACCAAGCAGGGCGAACTGACCACCGAACTCCGCGACGAGGACAAGGTGCTGACCGGCAAGAGCTTCTTCGCCCCGTGGCAGGGCGGCTTCGGCACGACGCTGACATGGAAGGGGCTTTCGCTCTCGGCACAGTTCGCTTGGGTGGCCGACCGCTGGATGATCAACAACGACCGCTATTTCGACGAGTCGAACGGCCGCTTCGTCTCCTTCAACCAGTCGAAACGCCTGCTCAACCGCTGGAAGAAACCGGGCGACATCACCGACATTCCGCGCCACGGCGTCTACACCGAGTTCGACGACCGCCTGCTGGAGGACGCTTCGTTCCTGCGTCTGAAGAACCTCATGCTCAGCTACACCTTCCCGCAGGAGTGGCTGCGCAAGACCCGGTTCATCGGAGGCGCCCGGATTTACGCACAGGCCCAGAACCTGTTTACGTTCACCAAATTCACGGGACTCGATCCTGAAGGTAACTCCAACATGTACCAAGCGCAGTATCCTATGGCCCGGCAATTCACCTTCGGACTCGACTTAACATTCTAA
- a CDS encoding DUF4091 domain-containing protein — protein MTLSYDKILRRAALCMLMLLMTGACSRRGPVLTFREADDPTADTLADWSGVASGLHAAWGTTDKRYARSVVPCAAESECRLTAWRGERVSAQLVLWSVDSVGGVECRIGKFRSDGACLPAGIAQARFVRYVLTDTFGPGCGHRKDGDFPVSLAADMLDTLGRFDMDARTARPVWLTVSVPDDAPAGVYRSCVEVTGCGVKSLELPLELRVQERRLPRPAEWSYHLDLWQHPAAAARVMGLALWSDAHFDALRPLVRMLADAGQKVVTATLNKDPWNHQCFDAYEDMIHWTKRADGTWVYDYSLFDRWVGLCAGEGIDRQINCYSMLPWNNELHYYDAAADRIVEVRANPGTPEFEAMWGPFLRDFEAHLDAKGWLGKCCVAMDERSPETMDAAIGLLRSAAPGLGIAMADNHASYKRYADLDDVCVQIDCRVADEDLARRRRDGLLTTYYVCCSSAFPNTFTFSEPWEAVYMAWFAAACGYDGMLRWSYNSWPADPVRDSRFTAWPAGDTYLVYPDARSSIRFERLREGIQDYEKIRILRGELASDNTPEGAAKRAELEAAVRPFEAHDPARPWPDLLRRAKETLARLSE, from the coding sequence ATGACCCTTTCTTACGACAAAATCCTGCGGCGCGCGGCGCTTTGCATGCTGATGCTGCTTATGACGGGCGCCTGCTCCCGGCGCGGCCCCGTGCTCACGTTCCGCGAGGCGGACGATCCTACGGCCGATACGCTCGCCGACTGGTCGGGCGTCGCTTCGGGCCTGCATGCCGCTTGGGGCACGACCGACAAACGTTACGCCCGCTCCGTCGTGCCCTGCGCCGCGGAGTCCGAATGCCGCCTGACGGCATGGCGCGGCGAACGGGTTTCGGCCCAGTTGGTACTGTGGAGCGTCGACAGCGTCGGAGGCGTGGAGTGCCGCATCGGGAAATTCCGCTCGGACGGCGCTTGTCTTCCCGCCGGAATCGCGCAGGCCCGCTTCGTGCGTTACGTGCTCACCGACACGTTCGGTCCGGGCTGCGGCCACCGCAAGGACGGCGATTTCCCTGTTTCGCTCGCGGCCGACATGCTCGACACGCTCGGCCGCTTCGACATGGATGCGCGCACTGCGCGTCCGGTGTGGCTGACCGTCTCCGTGCCGGACGACGCGCCGGCAGGCGTCTACCGCTCCTGCGTCGAAGTGACGGGCTGCGGCGTGAAAAGCCTCGAACTGCCCCTCGAACTCCGCGTGCAGGAGCGGCGTTTGCCCCGCCCTGCGGAGTGGAGTTACCACCTCGACCTCTGGCAGCATCCTGCGGCCGCGGCGCGGGTAATGGGTCTCGCCCTGTGGAGCGACGCGCACTTCGACGCCCTGCGTCCGCTGGTGCGGATGCTCGCCGACGCCGGACAGAAGGTCGTCACGGCGACGCTCAACAAGGACCCGTGGAACCACCAGTGTTTCGACGCCTATGAAGACATGATCCACTGGACCAAGCGCGCTGACGGCACTTGGGTGTACGACTATTCGCTCTTCGACCGCTGGGTCGGACTTTGCGCCGGGGAGGGGATCGACCGGCAGATAAACTGCTATTCGATGCTGCCGTGGAACAACGAACTGCACTATTACGATGCGGCGGCGGACCGCATCGTCGAGGTCCGGGCCAACCCCGGAACGCCCGAATTCGAAGCGATGTGGGGACCGTTCCTCCGGGATTTCGAAGCGCACCTCGACGCGAAAGGATGGCTCGGCAAGTGCTGTGTCGCCATGGACGAGCGCTCGCCCGAAACCATGGATGCGGCGATCGGCCTGCTGCGCAGCGCAGCTCCCGGACTGGGAATCGCCATGGCCGACAACCACGCCAGCTATAAACGCTATGCCGATCTGGACGACGTCTGCGTGCAGATCGACTGCCGCGTGGCTGACGAGGACCTCGCCCGGCGCCGCCGCGACGGACTGCTGACGACCTATTACGTCTGCTGTTCGTCGGCATTCCCCAATACGTTCACCTTCTCCGAGCCGTGGGAAGCGGTCTATATGGCATGGTTTGCCGCGGCGTGCGGCTACGACGGCATGCTGCGCTGGTCGTATAACTCGTGGCCCGCCGACCCCGTGCGCGACTCGCGTTTCACGGCATGGCCTGCGGGCGACACCTACCTCGTCTATCCCGACGCCCGCTCGTCGATCCGCTTCGAGCGGCTGCGGGAGGGGATTCAGGATTACGAGAAGATCCGCATCCTGCGCGGCGAACTGGCCTCGGACAACACTCCCGAAGGCGCCGCAAAACGCGCCGAACTCGAAGCCGCGGTGCGTCCCTTCGAAGCGCACGACCCCGCACGGCCGTGGCCCGACCTGCTCCGCAGGGCCAAGGAGACGCTCGCCCGCCTGAGCGAATAG
- a CDS encoding glycoside hydrolase family 5 protein gives MKNYKLLSLIALTAAFSCSPNNEDGQSGNTPVEKYGALKVSGIQLCAQNGKALQLRGMSTHGLQWFGKCQTEEAYRSLAEEWQCDVVRLALYAEENGYNTDPLKFRNKIETLVGYCEKYGMYCIIDWHVLHPGDPNDPKYDTADDFFAWASKKFAGKPHVLYEICNEPNGDEVTWAVVKRYAERVIPIIRANSPNAVVICGTPKWSADFTDVVKDPLTYKNILYTYHFYAASHYNYDNLQNYLDRLPVFVTEWGTCEYNGSGKYDLDSSQRWIQIMDGDNPGKQRVSWATWNFSDGEGTADNLVPGSCAACRFTNVKQPYGQFIRDRIREKRP, from the coding sequence ATGAAAAACTACAAACTGCTGTCACTGATAGCGTTGACAGCCGCATTCTCCTGCTCCCCGAACAATGAAGACGGGCAGTCGGGCAACACCCCCGTCGAAAAATACGGCGCCCTGAAAGTCTCCGGCATCCAATTATGCGCCCAAAACGGCAAAGCGTTACAACTCCGGGGCATGAGTACGCACGGACTTCAATGGTTCGGCAAATGCCAGACCGAGGAGGCTTACCGGTCGCTGGCCGAAGAGTGGCAGTGCGACGTCGTCCGGCTCGCGCTCTACGCCGAGGAGAACGGCTACAACACCGATCCGCTCAAGTTCCGCAACAAAATCGAGACGCTGGTCGGTTACTGCGAAAAATACGGCATGTACTGCATCATCGACTGGCACGTACTCCATCCGGGCGATCCGAACGATCCCAAATACGACACTGCGGACGATTTCTTCGCATGGGCGTCCAAAAAATTCGCCGGCAAACCCCATGTGCTGTATGAAATCTGCAACGAACCCAACGGCGACGAGGTGACGTGGGCCGTGGTCAAACGCTACGCAGAACGGGTCATTCCGATCATCCGGGCCAACTCTCCGAATGCCGTGGTGATCTGCGGCACGCCCAAGTGGAGCGCAGACTTCACCGACGTGGTAAAAGACCCGCTCACGTACAAAAACATCCTCTACACCTACCACTTTTACGCCGCTTCGCACTACAACTACGACAACCTGCAAAACTACCTCGACCGTCTGCCCGTATTCGTGACCGAATGGGGCACCTGCGAGTACAACGGTTCGGGAAAATACGATCTGGACTCCTCGCAGCGATGGATACAAATCATGGACGGCGACAATCCGGGCAAGCAGAGAGTCAGCTGGGCGACATGGAACTTCTCGGACGGCGAAGGCACGGCGGACAATCTCGTTCCGGGCAGCTGCGCGGCATGCCGGTTCACCAACGTCAAACAGCCCTACGGCCAGTTTATCCGGGACCGGATCCGGGAAAAAAGGCCCTAA
- a CDS encoding glycoside hydrolase family 3 N-terminal domain-containing protein yields MKNPIIFIIPLLALAGCSGGDAPLYKDPAQPAEKRAEDLTSRMTLEQKVAQMCQWVGLEHMKSAEKELTEEELHNNTARGFYPGITTADVEQMTRDGKIGSFLHVLTAEEANYLQRLASQSPLQIPLLIGIDAIHGNAQVAGCTVYPTSIGQASTFDPELVERICEETAAEMRATGSQWTFNPNVEVARDPRWGRVGETFGEDPYLVSVMGAASVRGYQGRDFSEPGRVLSCVKHFVGGSQPVNGTNGSPTDLSERTIREIFFPPFKAGIDAGAYSMMTAHNELNGIPCHSNRWLMEDVVRGEWGFEGFIVSDWMDVEHIHDLHRTATDNKDAFRQSVNASMDMHMHGPQFYEKVIELVKEGAVSESAVNRACLKILTAKFKLGLFENPYTDTEQTSKSVFTEKHRATAYEAAVKSVVLLTNDGILPLDASKAMRVLVTGTNADNQTILGDWALPQPEENVTTILEGLEEQSPASKFTFIDQGWNIRRMSRSKVDEAVSAARKSDLAIVVIGEHSLRNNWDDKTCGEDCDRSDIALAGLSQQLAQRIIETGTPIIVVLINGRQLGVEWIVRHAAALIEAWEPGSFGGRAVAEIIYGKANPSGKLPVTIPRHVGQLQMVYNHKPSMYFHPYAIGESTPLFPFGYGLSYTRYAYSNLRLSQDKIPGDGKVTVSVDVKNCGDRDGEEIVQLYIRDLYSSVTRPVMELKDFRRVKLAKGETKTVDFTLQASKLAFYNNDMDWVVEAGDYKIMVGGSSLEKDLLNINLNIE; encoded by the coding sequence ATGAAAAACCCGATCATTTTTATCATCCCGCTGCTTGCGCTGGCAGGCTGTTCGGGCGGAGACGCCCCGCTTTACAAGGACCCCGCCCAGCCGGCGGAGAAGCGGGCCGAAGACCTGACGAGCCGTATGACCCTCGAACAGAAGGTGGCCCAGATGTGCCAGTGGGTAGGTCTGGAGCATATGAAATCGGCGGAAAAAGAGCTGACGGAAGAGGAGCTGCACAACAACACGGCGCGAGGATTCTATCCGGGCATCACCACGGCCGACGTCGAGCAGATGACCCGCGACGGCAAGATCGGCTCCTTCCTGCATGTGCTGACGGCCGAGGAGGCCAATTATCTCCAGCGACTCGCAAGCCAAAGCCCGCTGCAAATCCCGCTGCTCATCGGAATCGACGCCATTCACGGCAACGCGCAGGTCGCCGGATGCACCGTCTACCCGACCAGTATCGGACAAGCATCGACGTTCGACCCCGAACTCGTAGAGCGGATTTGCGAGGAGACGGCCGCCGAGATGCGCGCCACCGGGTCGCAATGGACCTTCAACCCCAACGTAGAGGTCGCCAGAGACCCGCGCTGGGGCCGCGTGGGCGAAACTTTCGGCGAAGACCCCTATCTGGTATCCGTAATGGGCGCAGCATCGGTCCGGGGCTATCAGGGCCGGGACTTTTCCGAACCGGGGCGCGTGCTCTCCTGCGTGAAACACTTCGTGGGAGGCAGCCAGCCCGTCAACGGAACCAACGGTTCGCCCACGGACCTCTCGGAGCGCACGATACGGGAAATATTCTTCCCCCCGTTCAAAGCGGGCATCGACGCCGGAGCCTACTCGATGATGACGGCACACAATGAGCTGAACGGCATTCCGTGCCACTCGAACCGCTGGCTGATGGAGGACGTGGTGCGCGGAGAGTGGGGATTCGAAGGTTTCATCGTCAGCGACTGGATGGACGTCGAACATATTCACGACCTGCACCGCACGGCGACCGACAACAAGGACGCCTTCCGGCAGTCGGTAAATGCGAGCATGGATATGCACATGCACGGTCCCCAGTTCTACGAAAAGGTGATCGAACTGGTCAAAGAGGGCGCAGTGTCCGAGAGCGCCGTCAACCGCGCCTGCCTGAAAATCCTGACCGCGAAGTTCAAACTGGGGCTGTTCGAGAATCCCTACACCGACACGGAGCAGACCTCAAAAAGCGTCTTTACCGAGAAACACCGGGCCACCGCCTACGAGGCGGCCGTCAAATCCGTCGTACTGCTGACCAACGACGGGATTCTCCCGCTCGACGCGTCCAAAGCCATGCGGGTTTTGGTAACCGGAACCAACGCCGACAACCAGACCATCTTGGGCGACTGGGCCCTGCCCCAGCCCGAAGAGAACGTGACGACCATTCTGGAAGGACTCGAAGAGCAGTCGCCGGCCTCGAAATTCACCTTTATCGACCAAGGGTGGAACATCCGCAGAATGAGCCGGTCCAAAGTGGACGAAGCCGTCTCGGCCGCGCGGAAATCGGATCTGGCCATCGTCGTAATCGGCGAACATTCGCTGCGCAACAACTGGGACGACAAGACCTGCGGCGAGGATTGCGACCGGTCGGACATCGCGCTGGCGGGACTCAGCCAGCAACTCGCCCAGCGTATTATCGAAACGGGAACTCCCATCATCGTGGTGTTGATCAACGGCCGCCAACTGGGCGTGGAATGGATCGTCCGACACGCCGCGGCGCTGATCGAGGCTTGGGAGCCGGGCAGCTTCGGCGGCCGGGCGGTAGCGGAGATCATTTACGGCAAAGCGAATCCCAGCGGCAAGCTCCCCGTAACCATTCCCCGCCACGTAGGACAACTACAAATGGTATACAACCACAAACCGTCGATGTACTTCCACCCCTATGCCATCGGCGAAAGCACGCCGCTTTTCCCGTTCGGCTACGGGTTGAGCTACACCCGCTACGCCTACTCCAACCTCAGGCTGTCTCAGGACAAGATTCCCGGCGACGGCAAGGTCACGGTGAGCGTAGACGTGAAAAACTGCGGAGACCGGGACGGGGAGGAGATCGTACAACTCTACATCCGCGACCTGTACAGCAGCGTGACGCGGCCGGTCATGGAGCTGAAGGATTTCCGCCGGGTCAAACTGGCCAAGGGCGAGACGAAAACGGTCGATTTTACATTACAGGCCTCGAAACTGGCCTTCTATAACAACGACATGGATTGGGTCGTCGAAGCGGGAGACTACAAAATCATGGTCGGCGGATCGTCCTTGGAAAAGGATTTACTCAATATTAACCTAAACATCGAATAA
- a CDS encoding GH92 family glycosyl hydrolase: protein MKMKIRIRSLIPVCMALAVHTASAQVQPVDYVDMFMGNRGESNCVIGPQLPHGSVNPSPQTPGGGNDGYDPLQPIRGFGQLHVSGTGWGRYGQILLSPQVGFSADEQGHDSPKSGESALPYYYAVTLDRYGIRTELAPTHNAAIYRFSFPAAEDANILLDIAHNIPQHIKPEIGGRFLGGAISYDPETGIIGGWGSYRGGFGSGAPYKVYFAAALDRAPRSVAVTDDGDGKLYARIALPPFDAPGTVLLKIAVSLRSESNARKFLAEQIPGHDFEKVKAAARETWNRRLNSIQIDTESETAKKIFYTALYHSFLMARDRTGDNPHTDSDTPHMDDHYCIWDTWRTKYPLMTLLNESYVARSINSFIERFERTGACQPTYTSSLEWEAKQGGDDVDNVIVDAWLKGVEGVDWTRAYRIVRFHALNTRSHEYLRLGWQPETGSPMSCSAALEYAYNDYCASLMAEGMGDHETARMLSQRSCSWEKLFDTSLESDGFKGFVAPRKENGQWISIDPKKTYGSWVEYFYEGNSWVYSLFAPHQFDRLAELCGGPRRTVERLEHGFSRKLIDLNNEPGFLAPYIFTHCSRADLTSKYVAQIRDTQFSLERGYPGNEDSGAMGAWYVFTSVGLFPNAGQDLYYLVSPQFERSVLTTERGARIVIEAKGLSRENRYIGSVTLNGRSLGRAWLRHGEIADGAHIVLTMSSVPNPFESGVKPEGGKTVIVQLSDPQFGYWSDNREMTREIEACGEAVRRINRLKPDLVVVTGDLVNRYDDAEQWRAFDSVISGVDKQIKVVCLPGNHDQKISGDKVDCTVFKEHYGADRFALALKGNLLLGINSSYIKHCDPEQEPAQKAWLEEQLGKSDAKVKILFTHHPFFLHEIDETDGYPVIGRSQRHSYFELFERGGLKAVYAGHLHGEAQGNYNGIEMTTTAATGKPLCHTPSGIRVITISGTEVRSKYYPINRIPEKTTDL from the coding sequence ATGAAAATGAAAATCCGCATCCGATCGCTGATCCCCGTATGCATGGCTCTTGCCGTGCATACGGCTTCGGCGCAGGTACAGCCAGTCGATTACGTGGACATGTTTATGGGGAACCGCGGCGAGAGCAATTGCGTGATAGGTCCCCAGCTGCCCCACGGGTCGGTCAATCCCTCCCCGCAAACGCCCGGAGGCGGGAACGACGGATATGATCCGTTGCAACCGATCCGCGGTTTCGGGCAGCTCCATGTAAGCGGAACGGGATGGGGGCGTTACGGACAGATACTGCTCTCGCCGCAGGTCGGATTTTCAGCGGACGAACAAGGCCACGACTCTCCCAAATCGGGAGAGTCCGCCTTGCCGTACTATTACGCGGTCACTCTGGACAGATACGGCATCCGCACGGAGCTGGCACCGACCCACAACGCCGCGATCTACCGGTTCAGCTTTCCCGCTGCGGAAGACGCCAACATCCTGCTCGACATCGCCCACAACATTCCCCAGCATATCAAACCCGAAATCGGCGGCAGATTTCTCGGCGGAGCGATCTCATACGACCCCGAAACCGGAATCATCGGCGGGTGGGGAAGCTACCGCGGAGGATTCGGAAGCGGAGCGCCCTACAAAGTCTATTTCGCCGCGGCGCTGGACCGGGCGCCGCGCTCGGTGGCCGTCACAGACGACGGCGACGGGAAACTGTACGCCAGAATCGCACTTCCTCCGTTCGATGCGCCGGGCACAGTACTGCTGAAGATCGCAGTATCGCTGCGCAGCGAGTCCAACGCCCGCAAATTCCTCGCCGAGCAGATTCCGGGCCACGATTTCGAAAAAGTAAAAGCCGCGGCGCGCGAAACGTGGAACAGACGCCTGAACTCGATTCAGATCGACACGGAATCGGAAACCGCGAAGAAAATCTTCTACACGGCGCTGTACCACAGTTTTCTGATGGCCCGCGACCGCACCGGCGACAACCCCCATACCGATTCCGACACGCCGCACATGGACGACCACTACTGCATATGGGACACGTGGCGGACAAAATATCCGCTGATGACACTCCTCAACGAGAGTTACGTGGCGCGGAGCATCAACTCCTTCATCGAACGCTTCGAACGCACCGGGGCATGTCAGCCGACCTACACGAGTTCGCTGGAATGGGAAGCCAAACAGGGCGGCGACGACGTGGACAACGTCATCGTGGACGCATGGCTCAAAGGCGTCGAGGGAGTGGACTGGACGCGGGCATACCGCATCGTCCGATTCCATGCGCTCAACACCCGGTCACACGAATACCTCAGACTGGGATGGCAACCCGAAACCGGATCGCCGATGAGTTGCAGCGCCGCGCTCGAATACGCCTACAACGACTATTGCGCTTCGCTCATGGCGGAAGGCATGGGCGACCATGAAACGGCCCGGATGCTTTCGCAAAGGTCCTGCAGCTGGGAAAAGCTGTTCGACACCTCGCTGGAAAGCGACGGCTTCAAAGGGTTTGTCGCCCCCCGGAAGGAAAACGGCCAATGGATTTCCATAGACCCGAAAAAAACATACGGCTCGTGGGTGGAATATTTCTACGAGGGAAATTCATGGGTTTACTCGCTTTTCGCGCCCCATCAGTTCGACCGGCTCGCCGAGCTTTGCGGAGGACCGCGCCGGACGGTCGAAAGACTGGAACACGGGTTCAGCCGCAAACTGATCGACCTGAACAACGAGCCCGGATTCCTCGCTCCGTATATCTTCACCCACTGCTCGCGGGCCGATCTGACCTCAAAGTACGTTGCGCAGATCAGGGACACCCAGTTCTCGCTGGAGCGCGGCTATCCCGGCAACGAGGACAGCGGCGCGATGGGGGCGTGGTACGTCTTCACCTCGGTGGGTCTCTTTCCCAATGCGGGGCAGGATCTCTATTACCTCGTCAGTCCGCAATTCGAACGCTCCGTACTGACGACGGAACGCGGCGCCCGCATCGTCATCGAGGCCAAAGGGTTGAGCAGGGAGAACCGTTATATCGGCTCCGTCACGCTCAACGGCCGCTCCCTCGGCAGAGCGTGGCTCCGTCACGGCGAAATCGCAGACGGAGCGCACATAGTTCTCACCATGAGCAGCGTCCCCAACCCGTTCGAATCGGGGGTGAAGCCCGAAGGCGGGAAGACGGTGATCGTACAGTTATCCGACCCCCAGTTCGGTTACTGGAGCGACAACAGGGAGATGACCCGCGAAATCGAAGCATGCGGCGAAGCCGTACGGCGAATCAACCGGCTGAAACCCGATCTGGTCGTAGTGACCGGCGATCTGGTCAACCGGTATGACGATGCGGAGCAGTGGAGGGCGTTCGACTCGGTCATCTCCGGGGTGGACAAACAGATCAAGGTCGTCTGTCTTCCCGGCAACCACGACCAGAAGATCTCCGGCGACAAGGTCGACTGCACCGTTTTCAAAGAGCATTACGGCGCCGACCGCTTTGCGCTCGCGCTGAAAGGGAATCTGCTGCTGGGCATCAACTCCTCGTACATCAAGCACTGCGATCCGGAGCAGGAACCCGCCCAGAAAGCATGGCTCGAAGAGCAGCTCGGAAAATCGGACGCAAAGGTCAAGATCCTTTTCACCCACCACCCCTTTTTCCTGCACGAAATAGACGAAACGGACGGCTATCCCGTAATCGGCAGGAGTCAAAGACACAGCTATTTCGAGCTGTTCGAACGGGGCGGCCTGAAAGCCGTCTACGCGGGACACCTGCACGGAGAAGCGCAGGGCAATTACAACGGCATAGAAATGACGACGACGGCCGCGACGGGCAAACCGCTCTGCCACACCCCGTCCGGCATAAGAGTGATCACCATCTCCGGGACCGAAGTCCGGAGCAAATACTATCCCATCAATCGAATACCTGAAAAAACAACCGATCTATGA